The Periophthalmus magnuspinnatus isolate fPerMag1 chromosome 17, fPerMag1.2.pri, whole genome shotgun sequence sequence catcagacccaaagcaaaaaaaaggaaacacagagaacaacagagctagccaggataCCAATAGGTTTGAAAACACCCATTAAGAATTGTATGAATCTGTTAAGtctgtctcaggcacagtgcacagtgCACAGCCTCAGTTGACCCCTCGATGttgaggagcagcgactctacacCGAGCTTCTCGACTTATCTCCATTGGGTCTCCCTGCAGAAGAAACTCACATGATGAATCTATTTGTATTCTTGCTCTGTATTAAGATATTCATTCAATTTCTTCTCAATTCTCAGTTTGACAAACCTGTCTAACCTTTTGATTGTCATAACCGTAACCAAAGCCTGCTTAGCCAACCAAATCAGTCTACATAAACGCCATACATATTTCATGGCACGCTTATCTGACATCTACGGTTTCCAATCCTTCACTTTTTTGTATCAATTCCCTCATATTTCATTAGGCAATTGGGAAGAGTAGTGGTCAATTGGgatgtatgttttattcatgtctgtttgaaacatctgcttgtctctgtgtcagGAACCATCAGATCCCTGCGGATGCCTCTGACTGCCTGTAAATGAACTACAGAAGTCCACTCACCAAACAACCTGTCAAAGAGAGAGTAGAAGAGAGGGATTTGAGAGAGAATGTGCCAGAGGGATGGGAATCAATCTtaaactcaaaaacatacagCAACAGGACCGCAAAGATCATTTGgaattgtacattttatttcccAGTAAATGTATTGAATGTAATCAACTgcattcatttcaatattacACTTCAAATCTTATTATCCCGTCAGTGTCTCAACGAAACATCCATGGACTTACCAATTTAGAACCAGACATGGCTGGGGTTACTGAAATGCTCCAAATAGCATGAagtctatttaagtaaaaacatgcaatcttTAGTGAATTAAAATAGCTTAAgtaacttcttttttttgttgagaTTTGGACAAGTCTTGAAATTACCATTCCCAATAACATTTCACAAAGAGGtatttactttcattttaaaagtcTGGCAAATGAAGTAAGAAAAATAGCCTACTTCAACTGGTTAACTGTAGATTTTATTTCTAAAAAGTATAGgtgtattttctttctttctttttattattatttatatttttactagtATAAATTGGTGAGGGACCTCTAATGAGCCCACTAGAGTCAAACAAAGAAAGACAAATGTTAAGCAAAACACCAATTAAGAACAATGTAGTTGTGGGAAAGATAAAGCCAAAAAGGATGTGTGCAAAATGTGCAGTACATGTATCATTAAATTTGATCTCAGTTCAAAAGATCTCAATAGCCTTCAGCTCAACAAAAGAGGTATTTTTAGTACAAAGCTCCAGTATCCTAGGCCACATTATGTTcaataacaataaaagcaaATACACCTCCCCTCCCCAAGCTCTGATctgtagatatataaatgtacgtTGACTTGTGCGTTCACAGTTGGTTTGACACGGCTGTTCTCTGGCTCTCCCTGACTCACCTCGCACCAGAGCCAAAAGGAGCTGGACCACCAACAAGTGACTCACAGCCTCATGTCCATGTTTGTGTGCATACGTGCCTTTAAATATTACCCAAATACTCCTCTATTTCTTACATTGCACCCCTCCCACGCTAAACATGTTCTCGGACAAAAGGGGGCAGTATTTTTGCTCACAGAAACACAACCTTGTCACAGTGTTCAGTAAGTGCAAGCAAAAGGACACAGCTAAAATTAAACAAAGACCAGACTGAATTCATTGAAAATActgctatagttgtttcctgttttagataTGTGGACGGTTGCTTAAATTTGGGATTCTCTGTTTAGTTTTGGTATTTCCCTTCTGAGGGTTCTAAGCCAAGGGAGGGAGgtactttgttacatttacttaagttacTTTTTTACTTCTAGACAAcataattttacttgagtaggtatatatatatatttacagtagcaaaagctgaagttaaatctgtcaacacgTTTTGATGCTCATCCAAAGCTCTGGTCAGATcgctggagacaatagctgtttacagtttcagtgtcgttagctcctcccttagattgatataaggcagtgtccaccagcaatctcaccagaactgaagaagcggcttggatgagcagagaaacgtcttcactcctacaacgatttgtccagttgacagatttaacttcggcttttgctgtggatcagacctggacgactcacACAGACATATATTTACAGTGTGCATTTTgtttcttctcactgtgaggaagtctacaAGAGTAAACCTGTATGTTGGccatattaaatgatttgaacatttgtgtttcatgCACCGCTCCTTTGGATATGAATTTGTTTTTTGGTGGTCTATACTTTAGAAAtgacagattttgtgcattatttagcTAATTTTATGCCTGACATCAGTGacttcaaattacaaatcaCAGTTACTCAGTACTCAGTTTCTTTGTAATTTCTTGGGtcactactttatacttctgcctgagcaatattattttgaagtaatgttacacTTACTTGAATGCAATTTTGGCTACACTAGCAATTTTCTCATGGCCATAGATATCAAGTGGCTGTCTAATTGTAAAGTTGCTGGTAAAATCTCAGTTCTGACCGGTGCCTATTGACACTCTCCTTTAAAGCAAGAACTCATCCTCACCTTGTCATGAAAGTACACAAAGTCAGAATCTGGTGGGAAAGTTATTGGTGGTGTTTGTAGAGGCCTGTGGCACAGATTTGTAGCCACATCTTCTGTCAATCAggccagggcagctgtggctaaagaAGTGATACCAGAAAAAGAATAttgtaaagtaaaactaaagtataagaccattgtgttgttattattaatcAAAAGCTTAAAGATTTAAACTTTTCttgtgtcacctgtttgtctcatgatgaaaatgtagctttttctgaaatgtttcatagtatggcactacttattttatttaactttacttATTCAAGAAAAGGCatttttttattgacaaaatacTTGGTTTGATGAAGACActcgctcgtctccatggagattgttaaattttatgccattttgtggaacattccaaacaaaataACAGTTTTCCCCATgaagaaaaaagcttttggacCATCCACGTATAAACTTTCATTTTGCCCCTTTAACTGACTGGTTTTGgtagtatttttgtgttttagtatAGTGTAGCATATTAAGTATATTGTGCACACAGTATCAAATTCTCAAAAAGTCCTGCTGTAATAGAGAAAGGCTACACTGtacttataaaaaaaataccactaTGCATTTGTATTGCAGCGGGTCCTTTTACATAATCGCCTTATTTGTTGGCGTGACTGATTGATTGGCAGATGCCTGTATTAACTCTGAAAGGGTTACACCACCTTGTCACTGTTATCATTGTAATAATCTCTTGTCTTCTCGTGACACATAGGAACAATGAAAAGAAGTCTTCATAAATAGTCCAGTAGTTtgaaattattatatttatatcttcatgttttgatttattttggggAACAATGGCAAAAGGATGAAACAGTTgcttaatattattattttaagggtattctgtgtaacttttcaggtggatggTCCACTAGCTGATTATCTCAATGTGGATGattgttgttttgcctgaaatgttacactgttttgcattaaattggctatcttcatggagacaagcaggcgactcCACCAAGCCAAGTAACAGGTCTGATCAGTGGAGGGGCAAGCATGCTCACAACATTTTAttcctaaataaaaacacagataagtGAATATATGTAAGATGTAGGTATTCGTAATAACATCCCTATGGagagaaaaaagttacatagtgcacctttaaaagtaaACATAATGTATTCAAATAACATTgtccaaagaaaaacaaaatactaaattgTCTATTACGCAATGCCCACTTTGATGTAAAATTGTCATAATGGTAGGATGCACTCTTGCCCTTATGTTATccattcattttaaagtttgatatTTTCATTTCCACACCAGTTTCTGAACTTAGATAGATTTAATTTATAGCCAGTGTTTTGGGCCGAAATCTCCGCCTCCTGATTTTAACAAGATCTCCCCTTGTTCCCTCCCATTCATTCATCTAGTTCTGTTCTTTTCTGCTTTGTAAGTGCCATTATCACAGAATCTGAGCTGGGATGTCTCACTTTCTATTAGACATCCATTactcaaaacattcaaaacaaatctTTCTTGAAACCTGATAATTCAAATAGCTTTTCAAAGTGATTTTTAACTACatcaatgttgttttattttttcaaccaACATGTGCAATTAGCTGAGTATTCtccatattgttactgttgtgtatttacttatttcatCAGTATATTGGTGTGAGGCCATCCTTCAGCGCCCACAAACTCCACCTCTCGTTCACTTGTACTATGGATTTTTGGCCAAATGATAAATTAGACTCAAGTATCCACTGAGGTGTGACCAGGTGCCAAAAGACTATAGCTTTTGTCAGTAATGGGCTTAATTATGCGTAAGACCTTTAGAAAGCCACTGTTGGTACGTGCAAATGGGCTGTGGTATGGGATGGAACATTGCCTCaaactaaatgaaataaatggttAAAAATTCTCACAAAGACGAGCAAAGACAACATTGGGATAGGCTATAGAATGCTGAAAGATCAAAATCACcattcagtgtttgtgtttttcactgTTTGTGTGTGATTGAAGAAAGACGAGTATGCCATCCATCACATCACCCCTCCCATCGCGTTCAAACATAGAAACGGGTAAAGCTTAATTTCAAGCCCATTCTCTCCCGTGGCACGGCGTAAGAACCAAACTCACTTTGTGAAACTGTAATTGTTTTGAATCTCGGAGTTTTTATGCACGTAGAAACGAGAGAGATGAAGCATTTAGACGTTACATGTGGCGCGTAAAAGTTGTGGATGCTGACTTTTGCGCGTAAACATTTAAAGGGCTCTCCTTCCTCCAAAAGTTACGGCGCGACAAGGGAGTTCTTCTCACGGCCAAGATACCCCCCTCAAGCAGGCTGGACGACCACCCTCTCCGGAGATCCCCGCGAGTCCGCAGAGCGCAGATGATCGCGACAGGGGTCTGTGGCGTGGCGTTGGTGCTGGTCCTGGTGGTTCTCATCCCGGTCATGGTGAACACGGCCGGACCCCCCGCGCGCTATGAGATGCTGGGCTCGTGTCAAATGGTCTGTGACTCTCACGGTACCGCCGCCACGGCAACGGCTAAAGCCACAAGTCCCATTAAAGACAACCGCCTGGTCCAGTCGCTGCCCACATTCATTCAAGGTCCGCAGGGAGAGCCGGGGCGCGTGGGGAGGGTGGGTCCCAGAGGTCCGGTGGGTGAACCGGGTCCACCCGGACCCGCTGGACCGCCTGGAGAGAGAGGCGCGCCAGGACCACCAGGACCTCCTGGAGCTCCAGGGGCAAACGGGCCAACCGGTGCCATAAGCGCAGCCACATACAACACCGTCCCAAAGATCGCCTTCTACGCCGGACTTAAAAAACAGCACGAGGGCTACGAGGTGCTTAAGTTCGACGACGTCGTCACAAATTTGGGAAACCATTACGACCCCGCCACCGGCAAATTCACCTGCTCCATACCCGGGATTTACTTCTTTGTTTACCACGTGCTGATGAGAGGAGGTGATGGAACCAGCATGTGGGCTGACCTCTGCAAGAACAACCAGGTAATGAATCACTCACCGATGGCATAAGATGTGGGATTCCATTTTCCCCAACAAAAAGTACACCTTTTTGTTCAACTTTATATGGtttgttatgtttatttgttACGTATTTTTTGACAGATCAGATGTTtgcctcttttctttctcttccctttTACGCACACTTTACGCACGACTACATCACACCAAAGACACAAGACAAGGCATTTTGCACTCTTTATGCCTATGACTGAGTAGCACAGGAAGTAGCAGAGAGAAGTAGGAGCAGTCGTCTCACATATTGTTAAAACTTCACGCCACGGAGCTGTCCAAGGTGCTGATTAAGTTGCGCTCAAAGCTGTAATGAAACTCACTGCGTGTCTTACTGTCTACAGGTGCGAGCAAGTGCCATCGCCCAAGATGCGGACCAAAACTACGACTATGCCAGTAACAGTGTAGTCTTGCACCTAGAGCCTGGAGATGAGATTTACATCAAACTGGACGGAGGCAAAGCGCACGGGGGCAACAACAACAAGTACAGCACTTTTTCAGGCTTCATGCTGTACGCGGACTGAAATGGGCGGGACGTTTGCTTTCAGTACCCACTTCATTTGGATTATAATGTAGGTGGGGTCAAAtcattaaagaaaaaaaggccCAGAAAGATAAGTTGACATGCTGCAAAGAGAACTGTACTTACAGACTATATAGATTTTAATTTGCAAAATGGCTTATACTCAAGGACTGGAATTAATGTCTTAACTGTTGTCACTACATGAAGTTATGCTGCTGTGCAAACATATACAATATATGTGAGTGTACTGAGTTGCACTCAATTATAGAGCTGAAAGTATATTCACATCTCTCATCAATTCACTTGTAATGTGATTGTCCATAAATGTGCTTTCCTTCATCAAAATAGTCAGTTGCTGTTACATTAAGAGTGAATGTTGTCCGGTCTATCAATGCATGATTGTAGACGATATAAAACAGATCCGGTTCAGCAGGAATCACATGTAAAAGGCCATTCTGATGTTATTGAAGCACTGTGACTAGGGCTGCACCATATTAATGCAATGTTGGATATAAATATTGCTATAAGTAATTGAATAAGTTAGTAAATGCCATCAGATTTACAATGTATATTTTACGATCAAGATTTGGTGAGCATTTTAAACAATCTGAGAACATTACAGTTTTAGAGATGATTGCGACATTGCTCATAAAACCAAGCAATTtaagaatcacatgcatttcagagcattGGGGAGTTTACTAACAGGTTAACAGGTTAGCAGGTTTATACATATGAAAACAAGACATTGTGTTGATATATGAAGTAATGAATGATTGCATCCCAAATTACCAGTATTTAAGATAAACATgtattgtttttgcatttgtgtttatattataaAAGTCATCACACTTGTGGCTCCTTATAAACCAGATTATAGTATAGAGCCAAATAATTTTTTGTAGCATATATTGCAActtgcaatatattgtgcagcccttaCTGTGACTAACAATCATTGTAACTTGTTGTCACTTGTTATACAACAGTTGGTCTGCTGAGTGCTCGGCTGGTTAGTCACCACTCCAATATGGCCGCCCAAAATCACCACTGTACACCAGGCGATcttcaaaatgtcaaatatatgtaaatcaaaatgtcttgtctgtctttctctcagaAAATGAATCAAAGTTAAATATTGTGCAGTCTGGCGTGGTGATGGAGCCATAGATCATGTGGAGATGTCATCCTGTGAGGCCACCTGTTCCCCAGATGAGAGGAGAGCTTGTCCTTCATTTGGACCACTCGGGCTCCCGTAGACACCCCAGACTCCCACTGAGGGGCAACGGGACAACTCATCTAACACCATCGCCGCTGCGCCACGTTAAGAGCAGAATACTGATCACATTCTGGCTCATTATTCCACTTCAGTGTTTGCACAAGTGACACGCAAAAGTTTGAAAGAAAAGAAGCGACAATGAAAGTGAGAAATCGATTATCTGTATGTGGTTTCAAACTGGTTAGTAGGGACCAAAGTATGAGTTGATAGAAGTTAAAAAATATCTCTATATCTAGCTGAAAATGTAGAACTTACAAAGGGCTaattaaaaaactttttttttttaaatgaagaaTGTTTAAATCAAACTTATCTACCTTATAAACTCAATTTGTATCTATTAAAACATGGGGGATCAAGATTGTGCATcctgctgtgtccttgagcaagacacttaactaaCATTGGATGCTTCAGTCATAGTATCTGGCTGATTGTGATAAAAAGGTCATCTGACACAAAAACTTGCCAAATCACAATGTTATAACTCAGCAAGGCCCATAAAGAACCAGCCAAAGTATAATTAatcaacagtatttttatttagaatcTGAgttaagattttaaaaaatgatcaaattggGTGTTATTACAATTCATGTATTAAGATAGCATATTAAAATTAGAAGCCAAGTTAATGGACACACAGAATAGAGTAACTTCTTATCTTGATCCACTGACACTCTTTGAATCacaaaacaatattgtaaaaatctTCATTTGAATAGAAAATACTACACTTCAGTCATTTAGTGCTAAAGTTACAGTGTTCATTTTCCCTTATTTATTGATATAAAAGTAAAGGACTAGTTTATGTTAGATAATAGtttgttcatttaaaggtgAGCCAGTGCTTTGGATTGTCGATGAGGATTTTGTCCACTTGGCGCTGACTGATGCCTCTCGTTAACATCTTTGGTACAATGTTTTTCAGGATGTGGGAGTAACCGTGACCTCCAAACTTTGTGAGACGGTTTTTGGTGTGAATATCATGAGCCACTAGGATCTTGTCTTCATAGCCCTCCTTCACCAGAAACGCCAGGCTAAACACAGAATATAACAATTAGACTTTTGattcattaaaaatgtatttagaacttattcattaatttaaaacatttgtgtatGATGGCAGCAACAAAGTCTACATGACCTTAAATTGAttgcaaatatgttttttttgtttttttgttttttataagttTTGATCAAATACAGGTAAACTAAAGAACTTTTAGATTTAATCTAAAGAGAAGGCTCTGCTATCCAATTGTAGCTAGCCActacttgattttgatactaagagaAAGACTAATTTTAATACCACAATAATAGTTATAGATGGTATTCTAGATATTTCAAcagaaaataatacatttttataaagatcAAAAAAattagttagtagtagtaacatTTAGTACATTTGTTCTCTCTTTTAAACACTGAACATAGTGCTCCAGCTCTTTAAGAGTCATGTTTACGTACACGGCCAGCTAAAATCTTCTGTTGAAGAATAACCCACAAACGCCAGTCAGTCTTAAGAACCAGTCAGTACAACATGTCTGAGGTGAATAATAGCGCTCATCACTCATTTCTTACTGTTCAGTAGACAAGTGCGTCTAAGTTTCTATTATAAAACTGAAGGACATACTCATCATCCTGCAGGGGGCTTCACCATTATGACAGAAATGTGTTAAGACTCAGAGTTATTAATGAGATACGGATGGAAAATATTTTGATCTAATTTTTCGAGGAGTGGGCAAGTCgctgtatttattgtatttattatatttattatattttaaaataaattattatctCTTTTTTATTCTTGTGGTAAGAATAATCAAATATTTTAGCATACCATCAGAAAAATGCTAAAATATGTCAGTAAATTGTCTTGGTTGAAGTTTGAGTAATTCAGAAAAAAAGAGGATGGACTCTAAAATTATACGTAATTATTCATAAATACCACCTTATACTTTTTTCAGAATGGTAAAAagtaggactgttgccatggcaattaacaataaaaaatacatatattctgAATGGGAAAAGTCCACAAAATGTTGAGGCTGATATTCAACTCTTTTTGCAGCTTTTCGTCAGTTTTCTCATTTTATATCTATTAACGTCctttagtatcaatactcaCGTCTTCACCCGCTGACTGTCACTGGGCATGTCGATGTCTGTGTTGTAAGGATAGTTCAGCATCTCTGTACCAAACAGATCATACTCCAGGTAACTCCCCAGTTTAGCAAACTCCAGCAGCTCTCCCTCATCAAATATAGTCCTGCACAAAAGTAAACAACAGAAAACATTATAAAGAATTTGTAGTAGTGCAGCAGTGCTTCTTCTAGAAAAGTTATTAGTGGACCTTTAATATACAATTATGAGATTAAGTTGTTATGTAGGTAAGACGTAGAGGTAATTGGGTGATTGGTTGATTCTATAAAATTTTCTGCTTACTGGTGAGCAGACTGTTTGACAAGGCAGAAGATAAGTAACAGAAAAAGGAACAGTTGGTGAATCATTTGAGTATAGGAATGATGCAATGTCACAATTACAATTTTTACTACTAATTAAAAGCTAGAATTATACTGGTAAACCCCTGAAAACCACTTAAAGGACTAAAGTTGTCCTAtagagctgcacaatatattgagATCGAAACAAAATTTCTATTTGAGTCGGAAGATAACAGAATGTATTGACAGAAAAATATTGTTGTGTTTGTagtttagaccactgcaaacatgttctgaaattgaagggatttttgtattagtttatcaatACTTCAGTTTTTCTCTCAGATGTAATACAATGCGTACCCTGAACAGAATCCACTTTTAACATAtactgcaaatctaatcacaatcaaaacGCTTGACAAACTGCAGTTAGATTGTTTTCCAAAACAGTGCGACCCTAGTTCAAAGTTTGATTTTCTGAGATGCACCTGTATAGAATAGACAGACAGTTTGATACAGTGAGTGTCCTATCAACGAGTGAGTGAGAAATACAAGGGTCAACTGTGCAGTAATAAACCCATCCATCAAACATGAGTCAATCCATCTTCACCACTTAGCCTTGTGGGGGTCACTGGGGTCCAGGCACTGTCCCAGCTGACTGTagcaggaccagaccagagtccactTTATAACAGGgctgacacaaaacacagacaactgcTCAGGATCAGGGACAAGTCCGCTCAGGGTAATTTAACCATTAACCTTGTGATTTGGACCTTGTATTGTGAGGGAAGCCAGCCTGAACATTCATTATAAGACATTTTTGAGATTTTCAATAATCAGCTCATTATGGTAACTTCAGAAGATCATGAATATAAGGCATCACATTTTATGCTCAAAGTTCGTCTTAGTTAAGGGTGAAAAAGT is a genomic window containing:
- the c1ql3b gene encoding complement C1q-like protein 3b encodes the protein MIATGVCGVALVLVLVVLIPVMVNTAGPPARYEMLGSCQMVCDSHGTAATATAKATSPIKDNRLVQSLPTFIQGPQGEPGRVGRVGPRGPVGEPGPPGPAGPPGERGAPGPPGPPGAPGANGPTGAISAATYNTVPKIAFYAGLKKQHEGYEVLKFDDVVTNLGNHYDPATGKFTCSIPGIYFFVYHVLMRGGDGTSMWADLCKNNQVRASAIAQDADQNYDYASNSVVLHLEPGDEIYIKLDGGKAHGGNNNKYSTFSGFMLYAD